The following coding sequences lie in one Hyalangium gracile genomic window:
- a CDS encoding M50 family metallopeptidase, protein MQTASGARLDMGRVALLLAFLAVGWFFWDSPVLRPVKLLVVMMHESGHAIASLIVGGSVQSITLRADESGACFSALPPGVLRQIIVFSAGYLGSAVMGAVLMLATFRFRLRRLVLGAACLWLAVMGVLYARDAFTLAFCLGTSAVLGVAAKFLPEGAVEVVNLFLAAFTALYALFDFRSDLWDSQVRAGSDAALLAQHTWVPAIVWAAIWTLLGISLLGWAAYKSMHVDHKSSNMRMPPLSSARRF, encoded by the coding sequence ATGCAGACCGCGAGTGGAGCCAGGCTGGACATGGGGCGAGTGGCCCTCCTGCTGGCCTTTCTGGCCGTGGGCTGGTTCTTCTGGGACTCGCCCGTGCTGCGGCCAGTCAAGCTGCTGGTGGTGATGATGCACGAGAGCGGGCATGCGATCGCCTCGCTGATCGTCGGCGGCTCGGTGCAGAGCATCACCCTGCGCGCGGACGAGTCCGGCGCGTGCTTCTCGGCGCTGCCGCCGGGGGTGCTGCGGCAGATCATCGTCTTCTCGGCGGGCTACCTGGGCAGCGCGGTGATGGGGGCGGTGCTGATGCTGGCCACCTTCCGCTTCCGGCTGCGGCGGCTGGTGCTGGGCGCCGCGTGCTTGTGGCTGGCGGTGATGGGGGTGCTGTACGCGCGGGATGCCTTCACGCTGGCCTTCTGCCTGGGCACCTCGGCGGTGCTGGGGGTGGCGGCGAAGTTCCTGCCGGAGGGCGCGGTGGAGGTGGTCAACCTGTTCCTGGCGGCGTTCACCGCGCTCTACGCGCTGTTCGACTTCCGCAGTGACTTGTGGGACAGCCAGGTGCGCGCGGGTAGTGACGCGGCGCTGCTGGCGCAGCACACGTGGGTGCCCGCCATCGTCTGGGCGGCCATCTGGACGCTGCTGGGCATCTCGCTGCTGGGCTGGGCCGCGTACAAGTCGATGCACGTGGACCACAAGTCCTCGAACATGCGCATGCCGCCGCTGTCCTCCGCGCGGCGCTTCTAG
- a CDS encoding S46 family peptidase: MKKTLLLLSLVALPALAGEGKWTPQQVLELDPAALRAQGLKLPPQRLWDPKRGTGLLAGTVNVGGCSGAFISSTGLVITNHHCAFSIIQEHSSPQRDLITQGFLATHREAELPGKGSRVQVPRSFTDVTKDMLAAVPAGADDLTRAKAIERRQKELVAECEKRPATRCQVATFDGGVQYMLVDAVELKDVRLVYAPPRGVGEFGGDVDNWTWPRHTGDFAIVRAYTAPDGSSAPYSEQNVPYKAEFFFPLSPQGVKPGDFVMVLGYPGVTFRAMLADEMAERQSRHYPRIIDFYGESIRILEQEGEKDPAGKIAVASTLKSLRNVYKNAGGQLEGLKRGRIIEKHREAEESVVRWAEKKPQHAEALRARSELLSRQKEMGKTWEREFLLNNLKATARGIAMSVTVSRLSRERARPDLEREPAFMEREHPRIKDQLEREQKNLFLPAEKRLFQAFVRRALAFGPEERIAAVDKHFGAKATEKDVAAKIDAMYAGTKLLSLTDRLAMFGETEAQLQARKDPLLAFGLDLATEVAALDEVKDSRDGASQRLRPEWRRAVMAHAGKPVAPDANGTLRVSFAKVQGYSPRDGVLYTPQTTLSGLLAKHTDAEPFDAPDKLLATAQARRLGAWVDPGLKDVPVAFLSDADTTGGNSGSPTVNGKGELVGVNFDRVWENVANDFGYNPDIARNVNVDVRYVLWMLDQVENADALLRELGVRKGPPVAQEKR, translated from the coding sequence ATGAAGAAGACGCTCCTGCTCCTCTCTCTGGTTGCACTCCCTGCCCTGGCGGGTGAGGGAAAGTGGACACCCCAGCAGGTCCTCGAGCTCGATCCCGCCGCCCTCCGGGCCCAGGGCCTCAAGCTGCCGCCCCAGCGGCTGTGGGACCCGAAGCGGGGAACGGGGCTCCTGGCGGGCACTGTGAACGTGGGTGGGTGCTCGGGGGCCTTCATCTCCTCCACCGGCCTCGTCATCACCAACCACCACTGCGCCTTCTCCATCATTCAGGAGCACAGCTCTCCGCAGCGCGATCTGATCACCCAGGGCTTCCTGGCCACCCACCGCGAGGCGGAGCTGCCCGGGAAGGGCTCGCGCGTCCAGGTGCCTCGCAGCTTCACGGACGTGACCAAGGACATGCTCGCCGCGGTGCCCGCCGGCGCGGATGACCTGACGCGCGCCAAGGCCATCGAGCGCAGGCAGAAGGAGCTGGTCGCCGAGTGCGAGAAGCGCCCGGCCACCCGCTGCCAGGTGGCCACCTTCGACGGCGGCGTCCAGTACATGCTGGTGGACGCGGTGGAGCTGAAGGACGTGCGGCTCGTCTACGCCCCGCCGCGCGGGGTGGGCGAGTTCGGCGGAGACGTGGACAACTGGACGTGGCCGCGCCACACCGGAGACTTCGCCATCGTGCGCGCGTACACCGCGCCGGATGGCTCGTCGGCGCCGTACAGCGAGCAGAACGTGCCCTACAAGGCGGAGTTCTTCTTCCCGCTCTCTCCCCAGGGCGTGAAGCCCGGGGACTTCGTGATGGTGCTCGGCTACCCGGGCGTCACCTTCCGCGCCATGCTGGCCGACGAGATGGCCGAGCGGCAGTCGCGCCACTACCCGCGCATCATCGACTTCTACGGCGAGTCCATCCGCATCCTCGAGCAGGAGGGGGAGAAGGACCCGGCCGGGAAGATCGCCGTCGCCTCGACCCTCAAGAGCCTGCGCAACGTGTACAAGAACGCCGGCGGCCAGCTCGAGGGGCTCAAGCGCGGGCGCATCATCGAGAAGCACCGCGAGGCCGAGGAGTCCGTGGTGCGCTGGGCCGAGAAGAAGCCCCAGCACGCCGAGGCGCTGCGCGCACGCTCCGAGCTGCTCTCCCGGCAGAAGGAGATGGGCAAGACGTGGGAGCGCGAGTTCCTGCTGAACAACCTCAAGGCCACCGCCCGCGGCATCGCCATGTCGGTGACCGTGTCGCGCCTGTCCCGCGAGCGCGCCAGGCCGGACCTGGAGCGCGAGCCCGCCTTCATGGAGCGCGAGCACCCGCGCATCAAGGATCAGCTGGAGCGCGAGCAGAAGAACCTCTTCCTGCCCGCGGAGAAGCGCCTGTTCCAGGCCTTCGTGCGGCGCGCCCTGGCGTTCGGGCCGGAGGAGCGCATCGCCGCCGTGGACAAGCACTTCGGCGCCAAGGCCACGGAGAAGGACGTGGCGGCGAAGATCGACGCGATGTACGCCGGCACGAAGCTGCTCTCGCTCACCGACCGGCTGGCCATGTTCGGGGAGACCGAGGCGCAGCTCCAGGCGCGCAAGGATCCGCTGCTGGCCTTTGGGCTCGACCTGGCCACCGAGGTGGCCGCGCTGGACGAGGTGAAGGACAGCCGGGACGGCGCCTCGCAGCGGCTGCGCCCCGAGTGGCGCCGGGCGGTGATGGCCCACGCGGGCAAGCCCGTGGCTCCGGACGCCAACGGCACCCTGCGCGTCTCCTTCGCCAAGGTGCAGGGCTACTCGCCGCGCGACGGCGTCCTCTATACGCCGCAGACCACGCTCTCGGGCCTGCTGGCCAAGCACACGGACGCCGAGCCCTTCGACGCGCCGGACAAGCTGCTCGCCACCGCGCAGGCCAGGCGCCTGGGGGCGTGGGTGGATCCGGGGCTGAAGGACGTGCCGGTGGCCTTCCTGTCGGACGCGGACACCACGGGCGGCAACTCGGGCAGCCCCACGGTGAATGGCAAGGGCGAGCTGGTGGGCGTGAACTTCGACCGCGTCTGGGAGAACGTGGCCAACGACTTCGGCTACAACCCGGACATCGCCCGCAACGTCAACGTGGACGTGCGGTACGTGCTGTGGATGTTGGATCAGGTGGAGAACGCGGACGCGCTGCTGCGTGAGCTGGGCGTCCGCAAGGGCCCGCCGGTGGCCCAGGAGAAGCGCTGA
- a CDS encoding high-potential iron-sulfur protein: MSDASTPQLPVFKPEERVCGNCKLWSPHSVDHRGWVGPCRIYPGRGLFPPSAPLCDKFAPRGGVTVPEAAPAARARAARSVAPVVRRKSDPNEIVELGDLNMTREELMEIFREAAGETEAPPLAGKWEGGTLRLIPGKTDLQAKDLPIDSLFHKVVMVRDRLRTLEQKINGHAKLTDAEKVEMQSYITRVYGSLTSFNILFREKGDQFVGQKGEE, translated from the coding sequence ATGTCGGATGCCTCGACGCCCCAGCTGCCCGTCTTCAAGCCCGAGGAGCGGGTGTGCGGCAACTGCAAGCTGTGGAGCCCGCACTCGGTGGACCACCGCGGGTGGGTGGGGCCGTGCCGCATCTACCCCGGGCGAGGGCTGTTTCCGCCCTCGGCGCCCCTGTGTGACAAGTTCGCGCCCCGGGGCGGAGTGACTGTCCCCGAGGCCGCGCCCGCCGCCCGCGCGAGGGCCGCGCGCAGCGTGGCGCCGGTGGTGCGGCGCAAGAGTGACCCGAACGAGATCGTCGAGCTGGGAGACCTGAACATGACGCGCGAAGAGCTGATGGAGATCTTCCGGGAGGCCGCCGGAGAGACGGAGGCGCCGCCGCTGGCGGGCAAGTGGGAGGGCGGCACGCTGCGGCTCATCCCGGGCAAGACGGACCTGCAGGCCAAGGACCTGCCCATCGACAGCCTGTTCCACAAGGTGGTGATGGTGCGCGACCGCCTGCGCACGCTGGAGCAGAAGATCAACGGGCACGCGAAGCTGACGGACGCCGAGAAGGTGGAGATGCAGAGCTACATCACGCGCGTCTACGGCTCGCTGACGAGCTTCAACATCCTGTTCCGCGAGAAGGGTGACCAGTTCGTGGGCCAGAAGGGCGAGGAGTGA
- a CDS encoding aspartyl protease family protein: MNLAALSLVLVLGAAPDTGSSSGTLAPLLAKHLAAMGGERALTQRSRMKVTQRTTRFGLAGTAVSYSDGVLRRYELRFPEVPLEFITIWDGQKQFRQGTNGDVTETGAAAIEDQRTELALDSLEYAKPGSAVKVTLLPPVEEEKQHFERISIDVPRGHPVELWLDAQGLPRRQISQSEGVTTTTFFDEYAQYSGIAWPKRVRSRSSAELKESVSETVQVEFPASHPKHLFERPTPREDATFPPGEDSIMLPLSLWQGRYVVVQAKLAGKPGNFLLDTGADSSAYDMTFVKSTGAEPKGEVAPAAGLFKGIFFVRTGELELAGMRLKPQTALAIDLHSSVGLTFPKQIHGILGYDFLSRFPFTIDYVGGWLTFWKPGSYKPAAGELTMPAEFAGPRIRLPVQVNGKDAGLFQLDTGNGGTMNIHHGPGALAALPSGGRTLLYPKGIEYGTGAAAAYFTRCDLTVGTPPNAVVARQTPVAVVKQEDPGAASIEGNGNLGYQFLRQFRLTIDYARNKLYLQQKKPFRPASTVGDFGLRVRQEKGKLRVSQLAPGFPAERAGLKVGDELVEVEGVTPEQAESEAIRLFSDAAPGEVRTVRLLREGKSVEVKLTAEALP, translated from the coding sequence ATGAACCTCGCGGCCCTCTCATTGGTGCTCGTCCTCGGTGCGGCACCGGACACCGGCTCTTCCAGTGGCACGCTCGCGCCCCTGCTGGCGAAGCACCTCGCGGCCATGGGCGGCGAGCGCGCCCTGACCCAGCGCTCGCGGATGAAGGTGACGCAGCGCACCACGCGCTTCGGGCTGGCGGGGACCGCGGTCTCCTACTCCGACGGCGTGCTGCGCCGCTACGAGCTGCGCTTCCCGGAGGTGCCGCTGGAGTTCATCACCATCTGGGACGGCCAGAAGCAGTTCCGCCAGGGCACCAACGGTGATGTCACCGAGACGGGGGCGGCGGCCATCGAGGATCAGCGGACCGAGCTGGCCCTGGACTCGCTCGAGTACGCGAAGCCCGGCTCCGCCGTGAAGGTGACGCTGCTGCCGCCCGTCGAGGAGGAGAAGCAGCACTTCGAGCGGATCTCCATCGACGTCCCGCGGGGACACCCGGTCGAGCTCTGGCTGGATGCGCAGGGCCTGCCTCGGCGCCAGATCAGCCAGTCGGAGGGCGTGACGACGACGACCTTCTTCGACGAGTACGCGCAGTACTCCGGCATCGCCTGGCCGAAGCGGGTGAGGAGCCGGTCGAGCGCGGAGCTCAAGGAGAGCGTGAGCGAGACGGTCCAGGTGGAGTTCCCCGCCTCGCATCCGAAGCACCTCTTCGAGCGGCCAACGCCGCGCGAGGACGCGACCTTCCCGCCGGGGGAGGACTCCATCATGCTGCCCCTGTCGCTGTGGCAGGGCCGGTACGTCGTGGTCCAGGCGAAGCTCGCGGGGAAGCCGGGGAACTTCCTGCTCGACACGGGCGCGGACTCGAGCGCCTATGACATGACCTTCGTGAAGTCGACGGGCGCCGAGCCGAAGGGAGAGGTCGCGCCCGCGGCCGGGCTGTTCAAGGGCATCTTCTTCGTGCGGACGGGCGAGTTGGAGCTCGCGGGGATGCGGCTGAAGCCTCAGACGGCCCTGGCCATCGACCTGCACTCGAGCGTGGGGCTCACCTTCCCGAAGCAGATCCACGGCATCCTCGGGTACGACTTCCTCTCGCGCTTCCCGTTCACCATCGACTACGTCGGCGGCTGGCTGACCTTCTGGAAGCCGGGCAGCTACAAGCCGGCGGCTGGCGAGCTCACGATGCCCGCGGAGTTCGCGGGGCCGAGGATCCGGCTGCCCGTGCAGGTGAACGGCAAGGACGCGGGGCTGTTCCAGCTCGACACCGGGAACGGGGGGACCATGAACATCCATCACGGCCCTGGCGCGCTGGCGGCGCTGCCGAGCGGCGGGCGCACGCTGCTCTACCCGAAAGGCATCGAGTACGGGACGGGGGCCGCGGCCGCCTACTTCACGCGCTGCGATCTGACCGTGGGCACGCCTCCCAACGCGGTGGTGGCGCGGCAGACGCCCGTGGCCGTGGTCAAGCAGGAGGATCCGGGCGCGGCCAGCATCGAAGGCAATGGCAACCTGGGCTACCAGTTCCTGCGGCAGTTCCGGCTCACGATCGACTACGCGAGGAACAAGCTCTATCTCCAGCAGAAGAAGCCGTTCCGTCCGGCCTCGACCGTTGGAGACTTCGGCCTCAGGGTGCGGCAAGAGAAGGGGAAGCTCCGGGTGAGCCAGCTCGCTCCGGGCTTCCCGGCGGAGCGGGCAGGGCTGAAGGTTGGTGACGAGCTCGTCGAGGTGGAGGGCGTCACCCCCGAGCAGGCGGAGTCGGAGGCCATCCGGCTCTTCTCCGACGCCGCGCCGGGCGAGGTGCGCACCGTGCGCCTGCTGCGCGAGGGGAAGAGCGTGGAGGTGAAGCTGACCGCGGAGGCGCTTCCGTAG
- a CDS encoding serine hydrolase domain-containing protein: MRQSRTWFSPGLWVALGVLLSTAVAAQPRAAKVAPAQLPPGTQAFPPEVARALEARLREELEGRLLGGLSVGIVKGDLAWTGGFGFRDLEKRLRATPRTTYRLASITKSFTAICVLQLVEAGTVSLDDDIRKWVPEFPEKPWPVTVRQLLGHLGGVSHYKEPSKENRVTKRMNTAEALGLFKDWPLVVEPGTEFTYTSYGYNLLWALVERASGMPFGKYLQQNVFAPAGMTHAALDDFRTRDAWHAAGYRLTSGGLARSHLLDVSSRFGGGGGRASVVDLLAFGRAVMAHTLVKPETTRMMHVSMETRDGRLTDYGMGFATYPLRGHYVVAHAGGQPETSTFLLLLPAERVVIALETNVEDQADLLKDLYGSLLEVLLEGGSRRRPAHATEPADEVLHEGLFRIFSYGRAFYTNHRAGLGALPEPGDLPGAFAEASRLLSRESIAADPRAAQKLVRQAHHPHAGRLFIRVGVQMAERIASAFGPEALAAYPAEGALPFFEDYLRACEKEKCPAELRFSPAVRADIARLVGPWRKANAPELRTVSLRKVPELPLALETLERVFQAAPVHPDYSEEVLALAKAPRTPPERAMRLLDWALKNHPGSIPTLLARGDAFILAGDTEAAELLYRRAFERPSGPEAMAPEKLLARAKQPQLGLGLLQIAVKLHPGAPALWRALAAREQEVGNTAAAEAALERVRELGELPPPPTDSLQAAPTP; encoded by the coding sequence ATGCGGCAGTCCAGGACGTGGTTCTCCCCCGGGCTGTGGGTCGCGCTCGGGGTATTGCTGTCCACGGCGGTCGCCGCTCAGCCCCGAGCCGCCAAGGTCGCCCCCGCGCAGCTCCCGCCCGGCACCCAGGCGTTCCCGCCCGAGGTGGCCCGAGCCCTGGAGGCACGCCTCCGTGAGGAGCTCGAAGGCCGGCTGCTCGGAGGCTTGTCGGTCGGCATCGTCAAGGGAGACCTGGCGTGGACCGGGGGCTTCGGCTTCCGAGACCTCGAGAAGCGGCTCCGGGCGACACCGAGGACGACCTACCGCCTGGCGTCCATCACCAAGAGCTTCACCGCCATCTGCGTGCTGCAGCTCGTGGAGGCGGGCACGGTGTCGCTGGACGACGACATCCGCAAGTGGGTGCCGGAGTTCCCCGAGAAGCCGTGGCCCGTCACGGTGCGGCAGCTCCTGGGCCACCTGGGCGGTGTGAGCCACTACAAGGAACCCTCCAAGGAGAACCGGGTGACGAAGCGGATGAACACCGCCGAGGCGCTCGGACTCTTCAAGGACTGGCCGCTGGTGGTCGAGCCCGGCACCGAGTTCACCTACACCTCGTATGGCTACAACCTGCTCTGGGCGCTCGTGGAGCGGGCCTCGGGGATGCCCTTCGGGAAGTACCTGCAGCAGAACGTGTTCGCCCCCGCCGGCATGACGCACGCGGCGCTGGATGACTTCCGGACGCGGGATGCCTGGCACGCGGCGGGCTACCGGCTCACGTCCGGAGGCCTCGCCCGCTCCCACCTGCTGGATGTCTCGTCGCGCTTCGGCGGCGGAGGGGGCCGCGCCTCGGTCGTCGATCTGCTCGCGTTCGGCCGAGCGGTGATGGCCCACACGCTCGTGAAGCCGGAGACGACCCGGATGATGCACGTCTCCATGGAGACGCGGGATGGCCGGCTGACCGACTACGGGATGGGGTTCGCCACCTATCCGCTGCGCGGCCACTACGTCGTCGCGCATGCCGGCGGCCAGCCCGAGACGAGCACCTTCCTGCTGCTGCTCCCCGCGGAGCGCGTGGTGATCGCGCTGGAGACCAACGTCGAGGACCAGGCGGACCTGCTGAAGGATCTCTACGGCTCGCTGCTGGAGGTGCTCCTGGAGGGAGGCTCGCGTCGGCGGCCCGCCCACGCGACGGAGCCGGCGGACGAGGTGCTCCACGAGGGCCTGTTCCGGATCTTCTCGTACGGTCGCGCCTTCTACACGAACCACCGCGCCGGCCTGGGCGCTCTCCCCGAGCCCGGCGACCTCCCGGGCGCCTTCGCCGAGGCCTCCAGGCTGCTGTCCCGCGAGTCCATCGCGGCGGATCCGCGCGCCGCGCAGAAGCTGGTGCGGCAGGCCCACCATCCACACGCCGGACGCCTGTTCATCCGGGTGGGTGTCCAGATGGCGGAGCGGATCGCCTCGGCGTTCGGACCCGAGGCCCTGGCGGCGTATCCGGCCGAGGGGGCCCTGCCCTTCTTCGAGGACTACCTGCGCGCCTGCGAGAAGGAGAAGTGCCCCGCAGAGCTCCGCTTCTCGCCGGCCGTGCGCGCGGACATCGCCAGGCTCGTGGGGCCGTGGCGGAAGGCGAACGCGCCGGAGCTGCGCACGGTGTCGCTGCGCAAGGTGCCGGAGCTGCCCCTGGCGCTGGAGACGCTCGAGCGCGTCTTCCAGGCGGCGCCGGTGCACCCGGACTACTCCGAGGAGGTGCTCGCCCTGGCCAAGGCGCCCAGGACGCCTCCCGAGCGCGCGATGCGGCTGCTGGACTGGGCGCTGAAGAACCACCCGGGCTCCATCCCGACGCTGCTCGCCCGGGGGGATGCGTTCATCCTGGCGGGCGACACCGAGGCCGCGGAGCTGCTCTACCGGCGCGCCTTCGAGCGGCCCTCCGGGCCCGAGGCCATGGCTCCCGAGAAGCTCCTGGCGCGGGCGAAGCAGCCGCAGCTGGGGCTCGGGCTGCTGCAGATCGCCGTGAAGCTGCACCCTGGCGCGCCGGCCCTGTGGAGGGCGCTGGCGGCCCGCGAGCAGGAGGTGGGCAACACGGCGGCGGCCGAAGCCGCGCTGGAGCGGGTGAGGGAGCTCGGTGAGCTGCCTCCCCCGCCCACCGACTCGCTCCAGGCCGCACCGACTCCGTAG
- a CDS encoding GDSL-type esterase/lipase family protein, whose protein sequence is MVVSFVASIALVSIRSSSAPAPSAHPTPPVKPSGQPPDRETVRVAAARAIARTLAPLPSRRLPEPTPRHQELAQLAAALKAPGGAVENPCTEWAGPFCARTTLDPFFSALDGLRSGGSTSRVTIEAFGNSLIAADRIVDVVRDDLTRMFGDGGRGLLLVDRMADYGPRVRTSSAADGWIVRTVGDVQPSSWPFGLAGVVHVSDKARARARFSLAGERQGTLFWVDKSAGPIELRVDGKLLVQTTPRNEASSQRTEFTLPPEATSLELIAHKRGTPIQGLVLDGPNPGVVLDTLGVAAADASLFLRAEEEMVTDQLRSRSPNLVIIMLGGNEVKRLQWGRSTFEKVERDLHRFIQRIKQAAPASACLMVGPLDAVLGRDAARPFQQRAELLEVIELERKIALEEGCAFFDMFAAMGGAGSLQRFHARGLVHDDLVHPRGHGLDLIGQLLGSALLKAWSETPRAEQPYALAEAWATLVGDDLLPHEVQPWRHAPPVALLPGDPKDPLTGGIQRVLSAARAWTPRSEEARWLVLDPAAAQAVPHSIATAGPVSLRCASLVATREPARSGEPCVPVTLPPLPPDLQDPHDRGVTVGAWILAELVRHDSRVVPRRNP, encoded by the coding sequence GTGGTCGTATCGTTCGTGGCCTCCATCGCGCTGGTCTCGATTCGCTCTTCCAGTGCTCCGGCACCCTCGGCCCACCCCACCCCACCGGTGAAGCCCTCGGGGCAGCCTCCGGATCGGGAGACGGTGCGAGTCGCGGCGGCCCGTGCCATCGCCCGGACGCTGGCCCCGCTCCCGTCGCGCCGCCTCCCCGAGCCCACACCCCGGCACCAGGAGCTCGCCCAGCTGGCCGCCGCGCTCAAGGCTCCAGGTGGCGCCGTGGAGAACCCGTGCACCGAGTGGGCTGGCCCCTTCTGCGCGCGCACGACGCTGGACCCGTTCTTCTCCGCGCTCGACGGTCTGCGCTCGGGCGGCTCCACCTCCCGAGTCACCATCGAGGCGTTCGGCAACTCCCTCATCGCGGCGGACCGCATCGTCGACGTCGTCCGGGACGACCTGACCCGCATGTTCGGGGATGGCGGCCGAGGCCTGCTCCTGGTCGATCGCATGGCGGACTACGGCCCTCGAGTCCGCACCAGCAGCGCGGCGGATGGCTGGATCGTCCGGACCGTGGGCGACGTCCAGCCCTCGTCCTGGCCCTTCGGCCTGGCGGGCGTCGTCCACGTCTCCGATAAGGCCCGGGCCCGGGCGCGCTTCTCGCTCGCGGGCGAGCGGCAGGGCACCTTGTTCTGGGTGGACAAGAGCGCGGGCCCCATCGAGCTCCGCGTCGACGGCAAGCTCCTGGTCCAGACGACTCCCAGGAATGAGGCCTCCTCGCAGCGCACGGAGTTCACGCTCCCACCGGAGGCCACGTCGCTGGAGCTCATCGCCCACAAGCGCGGCACTCCCATCCAGGGCCTCGTGCTCGATGGGCCCAACCCCGGCGTCGTCCTCGACACGCTGGGCGTGGCCGCGGCGGACGCCAGCCTCTTCCTCCGCGCGGAAGAAGAGATGGTCACCGATCAGCTGCGCTCCCGCTCCCCCAACCTGGTGATCATCATGCTGGGGGGCAACGAGGTGAAGCGACTGCAGTGGGGGCGCTCCACCTTCGAGAAGGTCGAGCGGGATCTGCACCGCTTCATCCAGCGCATCAAGCAGGCCGCGCCCGCCTCCGCGTGTCTGATGGTGGGGCCGCTCGATGCCGTGCTGGGCCGCGATGCCGCGAGGCCCTTCCAGCAGCGGGCCGAGCTGCTGGAGGTGATCGAGCTCGAGCGGAAGATCGCCCTGGAGGAAGGGTGCGCCTTCTTCGACATGTTCGCGGCCATGGGCGGCGCGGGCTCCCTGCAGCGCTTCCACGCCCGAGGCCTGGTGCATGACGATCTGGTGCACCCGCGCGGACACGGACTCGATCTGATCGGCCAGTTGCTGGGCAGCGCCCTGCTGAAGGCCTGGTCCGAGACTCCGCGCGCCGAGCAGCCCTACGCGCTGGCGGAGGCCTGGGCCACCCTGGTGGGAGACGATCTGCTCCCTCACGAGGTCCAACCCTGGCGACACGCTCCTCCCGTGGCGCTGCTCCCCGGCGATCCCAAGGATCCGCTGACCGGAGGCATCCAGCGCGTGCTCTCGGCGGCCCGGGCGTGGACGCCTCGCTCCGAGGAGGCGCGGTGGTTGGTGCTCGATCCGGCCGCCGCACAGGCCGTGCCCCACTCCATCGCCACCGCTGGCCCCGTGAGCCTGCGCTGCGCGTCGCTCGTCGCCACGCGAGAGCCGGCGCGCAGCGGCGAGCCCTGCGTGCCCGTCACGCTGCCGCCCCTGCCTCCGGATCTCCAGGATCCACACGACCGGGGTGTCACGGTGGGCGCGTGGATCCTGGCGGAACTCGTCCGGCATGACTCGCGCGTAGTGCCCCGGAGAAATCCCTGA